In Bacillota bacterium, the following are encoded in one genomic region:
- a CDS encoding helix-turn-helix transcriptional regulator: protein MATVYKSELAGERFSELRKKSGFTQSQLAEYLQVDQSYISKCEKNERKLSLDVLEKVANLFGCPVDYFINENSNYSPLPTAFRADAVETQDLEVIAELNKIALNLRFMEELLEGVENDGED, encoded by the coding sequence GTGGCGACAGTGTATAAAAGTGAATTGGCAGGCGAAAGGTTTTCCGAGTTGCGTAAAAAAAGCGGATTTACTCAAAGTCAATTGGCCGAATATTTACAGGTTGACCAGAGCTATATCTCCAAGTGTGAGAAAAACGAAAGGAAATTGAGTTTGGATGTCCTTGAAAAGGTAGCAAATCTCTTTGGCTGCCCTGTTGATTATTTCATTAACGAAAACAGTAACTACTCCCCCCTCCCCACTGCCTTTCGTGCTGATGCAGTCGAAACTCAAGACTTAGAAGTAATCGCTGAACTCAATAAGATTGCTCTCAATCTGCGTTTTATGGAAGAACTGCTCGAGGGGGTGGAAAATGATGGAGAAGATTGA
- the mcrC gene encoding 5-methylcytosine-specific restriction endonuclease system specificity protein McrC, with protein sequence MLTHSQDKNESGLVGRIPVRNLWLLMLYASHLYRDVSTSRTAVEDNPDDIPDLVAEILTRSVERRLRRNLCFGYRSKTDVLSRVRGRVDLLATERKQLLNRGKVACRYEELTVDTPRNRYVRAALLQLMKIVRRKDLAHRCRSLAGSLGQLGVAGEKPARAQMSANRFGRHDLEDQQMVVAARLAFDLALPTEEKGAMHLPVPEREIAWVRKLFEKAVAGFYDVVLAHTGWRVEAGKTMDWLIESKTAGMDSILPSMRTDIILEHVQKGRRIIIDTKFNSIVTRGLYRDQTLRSGHIYQIYAYLRSQVGCGDPLADSASGLLLHPSVGEMMDETVVIQGHEIRVATVDLAAEASEIRKQLLNVAGLAGTTD encoded by the coding sequence ATGTTGACACACAGCCAGGACAAAAATGAATCCGGCCTGGTTGGCCGGATTCCAGTTCGCAATCTTTGGTTGCTGATGTTGTATGCGTCCCATCTTTACCGTGATGTTTCCACCTCTAGGACTGCTGTTGAGGACAACCCTGATGACATTCCCGATTTGGTGGCGGAAATATTAACCCGTTCAGTTGAACGTCGGCTTAGGCGTAATTTATGCTTTGGCTACAGATCAAAGACAGATGTTCTCAGCCGCGTTCGGGGGCGGGTAGACCTTTTGGCAACTGAACGCAAGCAATTGCTGAATCGGGGCAAAGTGGCCTGTCGGTACGAGGAGCTTACTGTCGACACACCGCGCAATCGCTATGTTCGGGCTGCTTTGCTGCAGTTGATGAAGATTGTTCGCCGTAAGGACTTGGCGCACCGCTGTCGCTCTCTTGCAGGGAGTTTGGGCCAATTGGGGGTTGCCGGCGAGAAACCCGCCAGGGCACAAATGTCCGCTAATCGTTTTGGTCGGCATGACTTGGAGGACCAGCAAATGGTGGTGGCTGCCCGCCTCGCCTTCGATTTGGCTCTGCCTACAGAAGAAAAAGGCGCAATGCACCTACCTGTGCCGGAGCGTGAAATCGCCTGGGTTCGCAAGCTCTTCGAAAAGGCTGTAGCCGGGTTTTATGATGTTGTTCTTGCTCACACAGGTTGGCGGGTAGAAGCAGGGAAGACTATGGATTGGCTTATCGAGAGTAAGACAGCAGGGATGGACAGTATCCTGCCATCGATGCGCACCGATATAATCCTGGAGCATGTCCAAAAGGGGCGCCGGATTATTATTGACACCAAGTTTAACTCGATAGTGACCCGAGGCTTGTATAGAGACCAAACCTTGCGGAGCGGGCATATCTACCAGATATATGCATATCTACGATCCCAGGTTGGGTGTGGTGACCCGCTGGCAGATAGCGCTTCCGGGCTATTGCTCCATCCTTCGGTTGGGGAGATGATGGATGAGACTGTGGTAATACAGGGGCATGAGATTAGGGTTGCAACGGTCGATCTTGCAGCGGAGGCTTCAGAAATCCGCAAGCAGCTGCTGAATGTGGCAGGCTTAGCGGGAACCACTGATTAA
- a CDS encoding AAA family ATPase — translation MATSGLRVAWFVGASYGGTQDQTPRFLTQGIWENGYEDRYLDLVKSVRPGDRIAIKSTYTRKHDLPFDNRGHIVSVMAIKAIGTVTENPGDGRLLKVDWTPLAPYKEWYFYTYKRTIWRVVPDNWMAEALIRFTFENEPQDIARFTQQPFWRERFGGLREKQQFEWTRFYQAVADKLLDYKNKRDELVTGIHEIANRMHGLSYLTDKYSDGTSRPLNDICPFTTMAIFNRGITDANRISIANELARLLDIDESVPDSFDGIPLVNNQKSWFFGYSTARQPDDIDKLWNIFEAALHFADSDDENLRSRFIQAYNEATHVVGVGWNLTMGLYWIRPWSYPTLEGQSRNYIIKKLGIQIAVNGPGGRCNADDYLEIMETLEARFREETYPVHSFPELSLSAWLYKDGDTVVKPPGPTENDNDDNADADDDAAYPVAPIESYSLDDILTDGSFLERSQLEKILERLRTKKNLILQGPPGTGKTWLAKRLAFALMGQLNESKLRALQFHPNLSYEDFVRGWRPSGDGKLTLVDGPFLETISAAQKDPGSRYVIVIEEINRGNPAQIFGEMLTLLEADKRTPSEALELSYSRNSDKVYIPDNLYVIGTMNIADRSLALVDYALRRRFAFIDLEPTFGKPWQDYVHDKFGFDLDVLQEIERRIRSLNEEIASDASLGAQFRLGHSYITPAIGTTIQDAREWFRQVVETEIVPLLEEYWFDSLDKAQKAKARLLDGF, via the coding sequence ATGGCAACTTCAGGATTAAGAGTCGCTTGGTTTGTTGGCGCATCGTATGGCGGAACCCAAGACCAGACCCCGCGTTTCCTTACCCAGGGAATCTGGGAAAATGGCTATGAAGATAGGTATTTGGACCTAGTCAAATCCGTTAGGCCTGGGGATCGAATTGCAATCAAATCTACATATACCCGCAAACATGACCTGCCTTTTGATAATCGGGGTCATATTGTATCGGTTATGGCTATCAAGGCGATTGGAACGGTTACAGAAAATCCCGGCGACGGCCGCCTGTTGAAGGTGGATTGGACACCTCTAGCCCCATATAAGGAATGGTACTTTTATACATACAAGCGAACAATCTGGCGTGTTGTCCCTGATAATTGGATGGCCGAGGCTTTAATTCGCTTTACCTTTGAAAATGAACCTCAGGATATCGCGCGTTTTACCCAGCAACCATTTTGGCGCGAGCGGTTTGGTGGTTTGCGGGAGAAACAACAGTTTGAATGGACACGGTTTTATCAGGCTGTTGCGGACAAACTGCTTGATTACAAGAATAAGCGGGATGAACTGGTTACTGGCATACATGAGATTGCCAACAGGATGCATGGTCTTTCCTATTTGACTGATAAGTATTCAGATGGAACGTCCCGCCCGCTGAATGATATTTGTCCGTTTACGACAATGGCCATTTTTAACCGCGGGATTACCGATGCCAACAGAATTTCTATTGCCAATGAATTGGCACGGCTCCTTGACATTGACGAATCTGTACCCGACAGTTTCGATGGGATTCCATTGGTTAACAATCAGAAGTCTTGGTTCTTTGGTTATTCCACAGCAAGGCAACCAGACGATATCGACAAGCTTTGGAATATTTTCGAGGCGGCGCTACACTTTGCCGATTCCGATGATGAAAATTTGCGCTCCCGGTTTATCCAGGCCTATAACGAGGCCACCCACGTAGTTGGGGTGGGGTGGAATTTAACCATGGGCCTGTATTGGATACGGCCGTGGAGCTATCCAACGCTTGAAGGACAATCACGTAACTACATTATTAAGAAGTTGGGTATTCAGATCGCCGTCAATGGACCCGGAGGTCGCTGTAATGCCGATGATTATCTGGAGATTATGGAAACCCTGGAGGCCCGGTTCCGTGAGGAGACTTACCCTGTTCACTCGTTCCCAGAACTATCGCTGTCGGCATGGCTGTATAAGGATGGCGATACCGTTGTTAAACCTCCTGGACCGACTGAAAACGATAATGATGATAATGCCGATGCGGATGACGATGCAGCATACCCCGTGGCACCTATCGAGTCGTATTCCCTCGATGACATTCTGACGGATGGTAGCTTCTTGGAACGTTCGCAACTGGAAAAGATACTCGAACGTCTTCGTACCAAGAAAAACCTCATTCTGCAAGGACCGCCAGGGACAGGCAAGACATGGCTTGCCAAACGCCTGGCCTTCGCCCTGATGGGGCAACTGAATGAGAGTAAACTGCGAGCGTTGCAGTTCCACCCGAATTTGTCCTATGAAGATTTTGTGCGGGGGTGGCGCCCCAGTGGGGATGGTAAGCTCACCTTGGTTGACGGTCCATTCCTGGAAACAATCAGCGCCGCTCAAAAAGATCCAGGCTCTAGATATGTAATTGTAATAGAAGAAATAAACCGGGGAAATCCTGCTCAAATATTTGGCGAGATGCTTACGCTTCTTGAAGCGGACAAGCGAACCCCCTCCGAGGCCCTGGAGTTGAGCTACAGCCGCAATTCAGACAAGGTGTATATACCAGACAACTTATATGTAATCGGCACCATGAATATTGCGGATCGCTCCCTTGCTTTGGTTGACTACGCGCTCCGGAGACGGTTTGCGTTTATTGATTTGGAACCAACCTTTGGCAAGCCCTGGCAAGACTATGTTCATGACAAATTTGGTTTCGACCTGGATGTTCTTCAGGAGATTGAAAGGCGAATCCGCAGTCTAAATGAAGAGATCGCCTCAGATGCCAGTTTGGGCGCTCAATTTCGTTTGGGTCACAGCTATATAACCCCAGCTATCGGTACCACTATCCAGGATGCCCGGGAATGGTTCCGTCAGGTAGTGGAAACGGAAATCGTCCCTCTCCTCGAAGAATATTGGTTTGACTCATTGGACAAAGCACAAAAAGCCAAGGCACGCCTACTGGACGGATTTTAA